One stretch of Astatotilapia calliptera chromosome 3, fAstCal1.2, whole genome shotgun sequence DNA includes these proteins:
- the cnpy3 gene encoding protein canopy homolog 3 encodes MILVAYLSFFLLISSVGAAKDGDDDWVHLPNKCEVCKFVSIEMKSAFEETGKTKEVIDTKYRFIDSKGASPIKYVKSDLRFIEVVENVCQRLLEYNLHKERSGSNRFAKGMSETFSTLHGLVNKGVNVVMDIPYELWNETSAEVADLKKQCDVMIEQYEDVIEDWYKGSQEEDLTTYLCEKHVLKGQDRACLNENWKKGDQAAIAEDKKKKKKKKGGKKGKGKGEEGGEGGADGSSEGEKASKKKKEKKVKKKKKSKSPVEKTDGGVSSDEEIQPQVPLSGQKTEL; translated from the exons ATGATTTTAGTGGCATATTTGTCGTTTTTTCTCCTAATTTCCTCGGTCGGAGCAGCGAAGGATGGGGACGATGACTGGGTTCATCTGCCCAACAAATGTGAAG TCTGCAAGTTTGTCAGCATCGAGATGAAGTCGGCGTTCGAAGAGACGGGGAAGACAAAAGAAGTCATCGATACGAAATACCGCTTCATAGACAGCAAGGGGGCGTCGCCGATCAAATATGTCAAGTC agacCTGAGATTCATCGAGGTTGTAGAAAATGTGTGTCAAAGGCTGCTGGAGTACAATCTGCACAAAGAGAGAAGTGGCAGCAACCGTTTTGCCAAG GGCATGTCGGAGACCTTCTCCACCCTGCATGGGTTGGTGAATAAAGGAGTGAACGTGGTGATGGACATTCCCTACGAGCTGTGGAACGAGACGTCAGCTGAAGTGGCCGACCTTAAAAAACAg TGTGATGTGATGATAGAGCAGTACGAGGACGTGATTGAGGACTGGTATAAAGGAAGCCAGGAGGAGGACCTGACCACATACCTGTGCGAGAAACACGTGCTCAAAGGACAGGACAGAG CCTGCCTGAACGAGAACTGGAAGAAGGGAGACCAGGCAGCGATTGCagaagacaagaagaagaagaaaaagaagaagggagGGAAGAAGGGCAAGGGCAAAGGTGAGGAAGGAGGCGAGGGAGGAGCAGACGGCAGCTCGGAGGGAGAGAAGGCgagcaagaagaagaaggagaagaaggtgaagaagaagaaaaagagcaaatcTCCGGTGGAGAAGACGGACGGAGGGGTGTCGTCCGACGAGGAGATCCAGCCGCAGGTGCCTCTGTCTGGGCAGAAGACGGAGCTGTGA